Proteins from a genomic interval of Papaver somniferum cultivar HN1 chromosome 4, ASM357369v1, whole genome shotgun sequence:
- the LOC113274243 gene encoding uncharacterized protein LOC113274243 codes for MVYLDATFLTGRFRGCLMAATGINGGKVGSENNDNWEWFLRNLIQVVGDGRPITFLSDRHEGLLCGVPLIYPDSFNIFCYYHLKNNLPITGSDPRYTLVLDHFQEATYALSPENHAKAIPKIRDLNCYWVADYIETIPSESYVNAFFKDFRYGRTAITLGESFNSWILVHKKMPASSLLDQEESNGNDGRPS; via the exons ATGGTATACTTGGatgctactttccttactggtagattcagaggttgcttgatggcagctactgggatcaatggtggtaaag TCGGTTCTGAGAATAACgacaactgggagtggtttttaaggaatttgatTCAAGTTGTTGGCgatgggaggccaatcaccttcctttcggatcgccatgaaggactcttgTGTGGTGTTCCACTTATCTATCCAGATTCGTTCAACATCTTCTGCTActatcatttgaagaataatcttcccATTACTGGCTCAGATCCTAGGTACACGCTTGTGCTGGACCATTTTCAAGAAGCGACATATgcactctcacctgaaaaccatgctaaGGCCATACCGAAAATTAGAGATTTGAATTGTTATTGGGTGGCTGATTACATCGAGACCATCCCATCTGAATCATATGTGAATGCCTTTTTCAAAGATTTTCGGTATGGACGCACAGCTATTACTCTAGGAGAATCATTCAATAGCTGGATTCTTgttcacaagaagatgcctgcatctTCTCTTCTTGACCAG GAGGAAAGTAATGGTAATGATGGCAGACCGTCGTAG